Within Homo sapiens chromosome 2, GRCh38.p14 Primary Assembly, the genomic segment TTTCATGGGCTCCTTACAAAAGCCACGAGGGAAGGGATTGTCTTACCCATTTTACAGGAGAGAAAGCTGAGGTCCACAGTTGTAGATTAGTTAACTAGAACCATGTCTTCATGCCCAATATTTTTACTTTGTcatctgcctttaaaaaaatttattgctcataaaaaataatagtttcacAAAATGAGTTCTTTGCAGAAGATTCAAACGatataaataatgcaaaaagCTCTCGACCTCCCACCAGTTCTGTTCCCAGAGGTAATGGCTATTATTTGGTGTTCTGGATAATGATGTCCaactattagattttttttctatgagttCACATACATAGATGTATCAACataattttgtttcatgttttaacAACATTTATTTGAATATAGTATACTGtcaatattatttctaaaacttagtttttaaaagaaacgCTTTGTCTTAGAGATACTTCTATGTCAGTACATACAGATCTACTTCATTGGTTTACTCTATTGTAGGTTATGACAGAGTATGGCTGTACCACAGTTAATCGAACCCTGTTTTTACTGAGGAgcatttgtttccagtttttggcgaTTACATCCTTTATTCGCttcttgtgcatgtgtgtaaacTCTCCTTAAGGGAGACACAACAGTGGCTTTGCTAGGTTTTAGGGACTTcacattgaaaatattaatgGATGCTGTCAAAGTTGCTCCATATGGGGTTCaccactttatatatatatatatatatatttttttttaattttatttatttttttgagacagagtcttgctctgttgctgagcctgaagtgcaatggcgtgatctcggctcactgcaaccttcgcctcccgggttcaagcaattctcctacctcagcatcccgagcagctggaattacaggtgcccgccaccatgcccagctaatttttgtattttcagtagaggtgaggtttcaccatattggccaggctggtctcttggccaggctggtctcgaactcctggcctcaggtgatctgcctgcctcggcctcccaaagtgctgggattacaggcatcagccaccaatCCCAGCCCACCACTTTATATCTTTACCACCAAAGGCAGAGCTCATCACATCCTTATAAACCCCAGGTGTTAtcaaccttttaattttttactagtttgattttttaaatggtaccTCATCTTGTATCCCTCCTCCCTGGTTACTACAAGACTAAACGTATTTTATATTGTGAGATGTCTGTTAATGTCCTTAACTCACCTTTCCATTGacttgttgattttctttttgatttggggaatatttttatatctattaacCTTTGTTATGTAAGCCACACCTTTTTTTGAAACTATGTTTATGGTGCcttttttatataaaactttaaGTTTTTGAGGTAgtcaaatttattaatcttttcctaGATGGTTTTTGCATAAAAAATCTGGTATAAAAAAGTCTTCTATAATTGGAAGCTATCTACAGTCATATCTATCTCtaacatttcatatttatttagcttgttatttatttatttttattattttttttttgagatggaatctcgctctgtctcctaggctggagtgcagtggtgccatcttggctcactgcaatctccacctcctaggttcaagcaattcttctgcctcagcctcccgagtagctgggattacaggcacccaccatcatgcctggctaattttttgtatttttagtagagacagggtttcaccatgttggtcaggctggtttcaaactcctgacctcaagtgatccacctgccttggcctcccaaagtgctgggattacaggcttgagccactgcgcctggcctatttagcTTTTTAGTTCATCTGGAGTTTACTTTTGTGAATGGCATATCATAGTGTGCTGTTGTTTTCTTGCTCCCTGTAACTCCCAACTCTGACTTCTTACTGAAGTAATATCATTCTCTAAAGGCAGACTGAAACTGTTTCCTTCAGTCTGCCTTAGTTCTCCAAATAATGGATCTGTTTCTTCCTCAAGGCTGAGAAGAAGTCTCAGGTGAGAGAAGGAGAACAAAtatatggagaaaataatagtGCGAGGCAGGAGGAACGGCATTGCAAAGACTGGTCCAGATAAAacggcagagagagggagagagcactTTCAGCGGAGCAGTTTGGGAAGACATCTCACAGCAGGTGGTGCTTGAATTGTGAGGGGAGTGGAAGGTTGTTTAGTTCGATTAGAATGTATATTACAGGCTAAAAGAGGTTGGACAGGCTATGACTGTAGGAGTCAGCATCCTTTCAGTtcacaggccaaatctggctgCCACCTGTTTCTATACAAGGTACAAACTAATAATGGTTTCCACATGTTCAAATGGTGGAACAAATTAAAAGAAGAGTAATAGTTTATGATGTACaagttatatgaaattcaaatttcagtgctGGTAgagttttgttggaacacagccacaccatttggatgtggctgcttttgcactgcaATGGCAGAAATAAGTATTTGTGACAGAGACCAAATGGCCCGCAGAGCTGAGAAAATGTATTCTCTggatctttacagaaaaagtttgctgacccatGATATAGGGGCTTGGATGCCAGATTTAGGAGTGTGACTGTTACGTGCTGGACAATGAGGTAGGATGCATTATGGTTGGTGGCCTGTTTAAGGAGGAGGACGCTGTTGTGGGCTGGAGAGTTGCAGGTGAGAGTGGGGCAGGGAGGTGCTACAGGTGGCCTGGGAAACAATCCAAGTAACAAGTAATAGTTTCAACTCTAGAAGTGGGAAGAGAAGAGGGGGAATGTGAATGATTCAGTCATTCATCAAGGCTTACAGTTCTGGGTGCCGAACGGTCTTGTGAAGGTAGAAATGGCAGCTCTGAGGGGTATGAGTACTGTTATTAATTTGCTAGGACTGCCATTGTACCACAAactgggaggcttaaacaacagaaatgtattatctcacaattctggaggccattAACCTAAGATCAAGGTGACAGCAGGGCCATGCCCCCTCTGGAGGAGTTAGGGAAGGATCTGGTCCAGGACTCTCTCTCAGCTTCGAACAGTTCCTTGATTTGTGGCAGCATAGCTCTAGTCTTCACATGGACACTCCCCATGtgcatgtctctgtgtccaaGTTTCCCCCTTTTATAAGGACGCCAGACATAGTGGATTAGGGGCCCACCTATGGTCATTTGcaatgaccttatttccaaatgaaGTCACATTACAAGATACCGGGGGctagaacttcaacatataaattttgggggaatgCAACTCAACCCCTAACAGTTTGGCATAAAGTAGTGTTGAAGGGACTCCTCCCCTTCCTCTACCTTCTGCCCCTGCCCATAGCATGGAGGGAACTTCCACTGAGCCTCCTCTGTCCACTTCTGGCGCCTCTCACTAAGCCCTTTGCTCAGCCTCCCACAGGAGGAAAAGTTTATTGGGCGGGTCAGTGTCGACCTTTCTGCACCTGTCTGCTGGTGGGCTGGTACTGTGGCTGTGCTTGTGGGTATAGCTCTCCTTTTCTGCCCAGTCTTCCTGCTCCCTGTCCCCACAGAGAGCACCCTCAAGGCCAGCCCACTGCACATCCTCTGGCTCCAGCTCCTTGCCCGTGTGCCTGACTGGGAAAGGGCATTCCAGGGCCTTCCTGCAGATCTAGCCACACCTGGCTTTCCTGGCAGAACACCTGGGTGTGCAGCATGGGTTTTGTGTTCAGGGAATTACTCTTCGGATTTGACCTGGTAGTGTGGATCATGTGGATTATCAACATTTACGAAAGTATATTTACGAGAATATGGTGAGCAATAGCACCATCAATGAAAAGGCATtgagaagacatttttttttaaaacaaagttcactttattacattaattttacacactaaaataatatgaaatgcaGACTTGTTTAAATTCTCTTGCTGATTCTCTTGAAGACAATGTCACCCAATGTCATGGTCTGAAAGccagaaaagaaattatgaagtGTTCATCTGATGTTgtattgtaaaaaacaaaattaagcataaaaaacaaaattaagcttAAAAAACAGCACCAAATATGTTGGCATATGAAACAATTCAAAAATTCGTCTGGTTTCCTGTAGGACCGGAGGAAAGGTTGGCAATGTTTTCCAAAATCCTATGCCAAGTCTTTGTCACTTCTCCTCCTCACCTGGAAAGTCCTCCTGCCTTTGACTGAATTCTTTTCTACATCAATGACTGTTATAGCAAGACCATCCAAACCAGCCCAATCTAATTTCTCAAAATttcattgagtacctactatgcaCCAAATACATGTTGAGCACCAAGGATACATGTACATGGACACAACTAGGCACACAGCCTGGAAGGCAGTGGGTAGTGCATAATTGTCCTCCTATAGCTGTGAAGCATATAAAAACAGTGGATGCATCAGCTTTTGAGTTTTTAAGGATGTTTCCTCCACCCCTGCCAGTTCTCTTGAATAAGACTGCTGGAATGACATACCATGTCATCAGGGTGAAAAGGAGCCCCTCAGTTTCAGCAGCAATGCAATAGTTGCTGCTTGATGGGTTTGAGCCCTGGATTTAACATTTATTAGCTGATGACTTGGACAGGTCAACCTGTCTATTGAATCCCTCATCCAGCCTCCCTCGAAGGAGACAGGAGGATTAGGTGAGATGGAACCTATCAAAGGGCGTTGGCCAGGACTTACTGCAGGATAGCTCATCTCCTGCTCCCCTGCTCTCCTGGGAATGTGCTGGGGCGGAGGTGGAAACTGCACATTGGGTGGTTGATGCTCACACTCTCTCTAGTTTAAGAATTTTTCCATTTGAATAGAGTGATGACAGCGCCCTGAGGCAGTGTTCTGTTGTCTGTGACTCCCTAAAGCATATTCTGGGGGCAAAGAAGAGTCAGGGGGACATACCTGCAGGAGAAACACTGCACCATTCACCCCCAAATAGGGTACAGGATGTGGCTGGCAGCCAGGCACCAAGGCTGACTGCATAACTGGACTGTGCCAGGCTTGTAAGCTGCCATAATATGACCATGAATGGGATTCTCTTTATAAACGCTAAATGGGCAAAGGCATTTATGAAGCACCCTGGGCATGCAGGGCAGGTGGAGGCCTCTGTGGCTGGTTGGTTGCGCTGAGCAGAAAGGATTAGTGATAATGTGTGTAAACTGCCTGGGACATGATGGATCCTCAGTAAGTGCTGGCAGATACTGACCACAGGAAAGAAGTTTGGGGgttggagggtggaggggtggCATTAGGGTATGTGAGCCGCTCCCCATGCTtcacctcccctctcccctcaagCACTGGGAGCCACACGCTCAGAGCACCACCAACTTACATTGGTGATTATGTCGCCGTTGAGTTCGGTCACAGACTTGATGTTTTTGAAAGTTGTCACCAGTTTATTGTCACCTTCCAACTGAACCACTGTCTGCAGGGAACAGAGAGGTGACCTGTGAGGAAGGGGTGGTGGGGGGCAAGAGCCTTGCTAATGAAGTTGCTTCCTTTGCACAGGTCTCAGCTCATAACAACCAAAATGCTCTGGTTCCTATGATCCCAAGCCTCTAGTTCTCTGGCTCCAAATAGAAGTGAGGTGCAtttaagaactaaataaaatgtcACGACTTCTTTTGTCAGAACTTTAATTCATGGCATGTGATCTAGAAATGAGCATGGAACACCTAAGTGGCCCCAAATACAAATGCTAAAATCAAATCAAGTAAAATCTCAATTCTCCCAAGCTAATGGAGGGAGGTAGTGGCAAAATTCAAATATTGACCAGTAGAGAATACATATTTTGCTTTGGTatgtattcttcttttttttttttttttaattgagatgaggtcttgctatgttgcccaggctggtcttgaactcctaggctcaaacagtcctttcacttcagcctcccaaagtgctgggattgtaggcatgagccacccgcccAACCAGGTATGTATTATTCTTCCCAGAGCGTTAACTTTTCATATTGTGGCCTCCTTCCAAGCCCTTATACATCCTGGAAGAGATGACAGGAACCCAGCAGGGAGCCAAAGACCCTGGGCAACATTAAACATTTTgcctccaaaaagaaaatttggaaaaggcCCATAGTTAAATCCCTTGACCATGAGCACATCAAGAATATTATCCTCCTAAAATCATCCTGACCTGTAATGTTCTAATTGgagaggcagaaataaagagTGACCAGAAGAGATAAAAAGCAAACACGCCCAGCCCAATGAACAGAGCTGTCCacggggaggagagaagagggctgCTAGAGCATGGAGTGTttcagagggaggaggagacGGGCACCCCCATTGCCAGGATCCCCCTGCCACCATCTGCCAACCACTCACACAGCCCACACCCCAGCTGTCATTGCACACCATGAGTTGTGCCCAGCAGAAGTGATGCTGCCCTGCACTGCCTTCAGTCTAGGGAGGTTGActgttcttattttacagatggggtggCTGAAGCCAGAGACTTTGTGACCACCCCTGAAGGCAGGGTCTGAGCACCTGTCTGGGGCCCTGGTATTCTGGTATTGCTAGCACCTCCTTCAAGAAGTCTCTCCCTATCACCACCAGCTCTAGGTTCAGTGAAGGCCAGTTGACTTTGGGCTCAGTTAAGGGTTTTTCACAAACTCCCACTTGCCCCACTCCTGGGCCCTGCTTAGAGGACTCTTAGTGCTAGGAGCACTGGGCCTGGGAGAACCTGAGACTTAGAATCCTGCTGTATGCCTGGTTCTCCCATATCCTCCATATGGGAGAGCTCAGACTTTAGGGGCTGGAACACCCCCCAGACAGTCCCTGGGAAGAGGAGAGCAGCTTCTCTATAAGATTCTTCCCTAAGAGCTGCCTTTGTCTCTCTGCTTCTCCCACATGGGAGGTGGGTTCAGAGATGGTATCTGTGGGTGGAATTGTGAGGTTTGAGCCTTGAGGAATGAGGTCCCAGGGCCAGGTTCCAAGGAAAGTTCTGACAGCAGAAGGGATGCCCTCCTACCTTGACTTTCTCCCCTGTCATTGTCTCCAGCTCACATTCCTCCCCCACCGTGAATTCGTTTTGGATCACTTTGGACCCAGCGGTGATGGTGAACTTGAAGTGCTTCCCATTCTGCACGATTTCCGACACCCCCTTGATATCCTTCCCCTTCTGGATGAGCTCTTCCGGCAGACCTGGTGGAAACCGTCTGAGGTTTAGATATGGGCAGAGGTGGGAGTTTCATGACCGTGGTAGGTAGGTGAGAGAAACGACATGACATGGAGGGACAGAGAAGGGCACTGTGTCTCCCAAGGGGCCACAGAAACTCACTGGGGGCTTGTCAGCAGCATCGGCTGTGGCCTCAGAAAGGAAGGGACAGTGACCTGGCCTGGCCTGCTGCTATCTTGCCAGTCAATTTATAAAAAGGACACTCTTCTGGCCTGAAGAACCGTTCCTCTTGTAAGCACCCTGGTTCTTGCTCACTCTCCTTCCTCATTCCCTCCTCCTTTGATGACTTTGCTCTTGGAGTGTGAGCATTTCATTCCCCATACCCCTGGTGACCAGAGAGTTGATCTTCCAAGCTAGGTCCCTCCTGCAAGTGAAAGGGGAGCTGCTGATAATCATGCCAGGCCAACATACACAAAGCGGCACTGTGCCAGGCAAGCCTGTGTCCACCTCTGCAGTCAAGGCTCTGGAGGAAGACATACCAGCAATCCCTTGCCCTGGGATAGAGCTTTACCAGTTTCAGAACTTGTCTATGCTGTTATACAAATTGAGGTTCACAAAAATTTTGTGGGTGGACAGTGAGCACAGAGGGTCCTGTTGCATGAGGGAGAGATGAGAGACACAGAGGTGGTATGGCTTGCCTGCAGAAGATCCTTCTCTGGCAGCACTGAAGGTccttctctccctgcccctgctGTCTTCAGCACCCTTCTCATTCTTGGCACCCTCCCTTGCCATGCCACACCCTTTGCTTATAgggctccctctgcctggagcatGCTCCCTGCCCCCAGTTCCCTAGACACCTGTCTTCCAAAGCTCAGCCTGAGCCTTCTCTTTACCTCCACTGAGCCATCCCCCCATGCTCTCTGTGAGCCACATCCTCCTGTACATGACCCTAGGAGGCACAGGGGTTAAAGCAGGGTCTCTGAGAACCAGTGCCTGCTTCCAATCCTAACTTAAACACTTCCTACTTGCATGACCTTGCTTGTGATTACTAAACCTTTCTGGGCTTCAGTTGCATTAACTGTAAAGTGGGAAAATAATGGTACCCAGCTTAGTTTTTTGGCAAGGAATAGATGGGGTATTGCATATCCCATGGTCAGCACAGTCGCCTGGCACAGTCAGCGCTCCATACACCTGAGGGAATGCCTTATtacctttatttcttctcttctcttccctgatAAGAAAATGCCTTATTGCCTTTATCATCTGTCTCCCTGGTATCTATCCAGCACAGTGCTCAGTGTGTGGTTGGCCTTGAATCACTGTTtgtttgaagaatgaataaatgcaggAATAGGATCACACAACGAAGTGCCAATGACATGGCCATCAATCCAGACCACACCCTAGTTCAGTGCTCTTTCCACTTGCCTATGGGGTGGCCTTGTGCAGTGAGGACTTGCTGCAAATAACTCCAGAAGTCAGTAAAATGCCCCCTAGTTTGTGTATATAGCCTGAATCTCTCCCCCCATCTCAACATTTGGACCCTAAATAGCCACTGCTGGTAGAGCTAGACCCTCACTGATGTGACCCACAGCTTTGCCTTTCAGTCCAGCACTCACCGATTGCC encodes:
- the FABP1 gene encoding fatty acid-binding protein, liver encodes the protein MSFSGKYQLQSQENFEAFMKAIGLPEELIQKGKDIKGVSEIVQNGKHFKFTITAGSKVIQNEFTVGEECELETMTGEKVKTVVQLEGDNKLVTTFKNIKSVTELNGDIITNTMTLGDIVFKRISKRI